A stretch of the Lactuca sativa cultivar Salinas chromosome 9, Lsat_Salinas_v11, whole genome shotgun sequence genome encodes the following:
- the LOC111898239 gene encoding V-type proton ATPase subunit e1 has protein sequence MGFLLTTLIFVVIGIIASLCARICCNKGPSANLFHLTLVITATVCCWMMWAIVYLAQMNPLIVPILSESE, from the exons ATGGGGTTTCTACTTACAACCCTGATTTTCGTTGTTATTGGAATCATCGCGTCTCTTTGCGCTCGAATCTGCTGCAACAAAGGGCCATCTGCTAATCT GTTCCACCTCACATTGGTGATCACTGCAACAGTATGCTGTTGGATGAT GTGGGCTATTGTATATCTTGCACAGATGAATCCTCTCATTGTCCCAATTCTGAGTGAAAGTGAATGA
- the LOC111898275 gene encoding protein trichome birefringence-like 34, which translates to VKYQICNKIFHFFFYHTLLRTTSISIFSFISNSIKKIIKRITESFKRFEEEKKGMEKLQRLVPGYRSVGFMLVMGVTMGVVYFCLDHNNVIGFNLIGEANIAEDYSFEGCDLFNGSWVYDNKSRPLYNEKECSFMADDYACHKFGRKDFEYQFWRWQPHGCDLPRFNGTALLEKLRDKRVVFVGDSVGKNHWVSLLCLIDSWIPDPSHKVAEWHGSLITFRASEFNASIDFYWEPLLVESNCDDPVHHRVHDRIMKIESIEKHAKQWIDADMLVFDSYTWWLVPNMTLLWGSFENPNRTLIESGRVRRYEMALKTWSNWLETHLNRTKTRMFFTSLSPDHKEYGDPMGETCYNKTEPIMEQGYWSKGTDNDLMRTAQSVVQDLEKKGLKIELLNITQLSQYRNDGHPTIYKRHWVPPTESELANPIANSDCIHWCLPGVPDVWNEILYTYIRCKV; encoded by the exons GTTAAATACCAAATATGCAACAAAATCTTTCATTTCTTCTTTTACCACACTCTTTTGCGAACaacttcaatttcaattttttctTTTATCTCAAATTCAATTAAGAAGATCATCAAGAGGATAACAGAAAGTTTCAAaagatttgaagaagaaaagaagggaaTGGAAAAGCTACAAAGATTGGTTCCTGGGTATCGTTCAGTAGGGTTCATGCTTGTAATGGGAGTAACCATGGGAGTTGtttacttttgtttagatcataaCAATGTAATAGGGTTTAATCTTATCGGAGAAGCGAATATAGCGGAGGATTATTCGTTTGAAGGTTGTGATTTGTTCAACGGGAGTTGGGTTTATGATAACAAATCGAGACCTTTGTACAATGAGAAAGAGTGTTCTTTCATGGCGGATGATTATGCTTGTCATAAATTTGGAAGAAAAGATTTCGAGTATCAGTTCTGGAGATGGCAGCCCCATGGCTGTGACCTTCCCag ATTCAATGGAACAGCACTATTGGAGAAGCTAAGAGACAAGAGGGTTGTTTTTGTTGGAGATTCAGTAGGGAAGAACCATTGGGTGTCGCTCCTTTGTCTTATTGACTCATGGATCCCTGATCCATCTCATAAGGTTGCAGAATGGCATGGCTCATTGATTACGTTTAGAGCATCT GAATTCAATGCCTCCATTGATTTTTATTGGGAACCATTGTTGGTGGAATCAAACTGCGATGATCCTGTTCATCATCGTGTACATGATCGGATCATGAAGATTGAGAGCATCGAAAAACATGCCAAACAATGGATTGATGCTGACATGCTAGTTTTTGACTCGTATACGTGGTGGCTTGTGCCTAATATGACACTCTT GTGGGGATCATTTGAAAATCCTAATAGAACTTTAATAGAATCCGGAAGGGTAAGGCGTTACGAGATGGCTTTAAAAACATGGTCGAATTGGTTGGAAACTCACCTTAACCGCACCAAGACTAGAATGTTCTTCACAAGCCTCTCACCCGATCACAAAGA GTATGGAGATCCGATGGGTGAAACATGCTATAATAAAACGGAGCCGATAATGGAACAAGGGTATTGGTCAAAGGGAACAGATAATGATTTGATGAGAACGGCACAATCAGTAGTACAAGATCTTGAAAAGAAAGGGTTAAAGATTGAGCTTTTGAATATAACACAACTTTCACAGTATCGGAATGACGGACACCCTACTATTTACAAAAGGCATTGGGTACCACCAACGGAATCAGAATTGGCGAATCCTATCGCTAATTCCGATTGTATACATTGGTGTCTTCCGGGAGTTCCTGATGTTTGGAATGAGATCCTTTATACGTACATACGCTGTAAAGTGTGA